The Chloroflexota bacterium genome window below encodes:
- a CDS encoding response regulator transcription factor — protein MSKKILIVEDEKKLVTILKGYLEQAGFAVVTAFDGPHALAVFRHEKPALVLLDLNLPGLDGLDVCRALRKESNVPVLMVTARAEEADRLIGLELGADDYIVKPFSPREVVARVRAVLRRAEGEPLRAQTLVAGDLALDLDKHSARLGARELDLTPTEFNLLAALMQNPGRAFTRLQLLDLALGETFDGYERTIDAHVKNLRQKIERDPKDPRYILTVFGIGYKFAEDLAR, from the coding sequence GTGAGCAAAAAAATTCTCATCGTCGAGGACGAGAAAAAACTCGTCACGATTCTCAAAGGATATTTGGAACAAGCCGGGTTTGCGGTGGTTACGGCATTCGATGGACCACATGCGCTTGCCGTGTTTCGTCACGAAAAGCCCGCGTTGGTATTGCTCGATTTGAATTTGCCCGGGCTGGACGGACTCGATGTGTGTCGCGCACTCCGCAAAGAATCGAACGTGCCGGTGTTGATGGTCACCGCGCGCGCCGAAGAAGCGGATCGTCTGATCGGCTTGGAGCTCGGCGCGGACGATTACATCGTCAAACCGTTTAGCCCGCGCGAAGTCGTCGCGCGGGTGCGCGCCGTGTTGCGCCGCGCGGAGGGCGAACCGCTGCGCGCGCAAACGCTCGTCGCCGGGGACTTGGCGCTCGACCTCGACAAACATTCCGCGCGACTCGGAGCGCGCGAGTTGGATCTCACGCCGACCGAGTTTAATTTGCTCGCGGCATTGATGCAAAATCCGGGGCGCGCGTTCACGCGCTTGCAACTACTCGATCTGGCGTTGGGTGAAACGTTCGACGGGTACGAGCGGACGATTGACGCGCACGTTAAAAACTTGCGTCAAAAAATCGAACGCGATCCCAAAGACCCGCGTTATATTCTCACCGTGTTCGGGATCGGCTACAAGTTTGCGGAGGATCTCGCGCGATGA
- a CDS encoding zinc ribbon domain-containing protein, with protein MQITGKMLALFGALLVGVYLIGAIIAAPFGFGMMRGDFGMGGRFLPGFGLHGVTWLIVAAFVVLGIVWLAQRPVAASPTTAPNTTASVPATKPCPNCQRATQNDWRVCAYCGHTLIEESPAQA; from the coding sequence ATGCAAATTACCGGAAAAATGCTCGCGCTGTTTGGCGCGTTGCTTGTCGGTGTTTACTTGATTGGTGCGATCATTGCCGCGCCATTCGGATTTGGAATGATGCGCGGCGATTTCGGAATGGGCGGCAGATTTCTGCCGGGGTTTGGATTGCACGGCGTCACGTGGTTGATCGTTGCCGCGTTCGTCGTGCTGGGAATCGTGTGGTTGGCGCAACGCCCCGTCGCCGCGTCCCCCACGACCGCGCCGAATACGACCGCGAGCGTTCCCGCGACCAAACCGTGCCCGAATTGTCAACGCGCGACGCAGAACGATTGGCGCGTGTGCGCGTACTGCGGACACACGTTGATCGAGGAATCACCCGCGCAAGCGTGA
- a CDS encoding MFS transporter: MSGRRLYLITAAMMLSLFLASIEATVVATAMPTIAAQLGGLDIYAWVFSAYMLASTTTMPIFGKLSDIYGRRRIFLFSIATFMLGSALCGQAQSMPQLIFFRTLQGLGAGGILPLAFTIIGDIFTFEQRAKVQGLFSGVWGLSSLLGPLAGGFLVDFVSWHWVFYLNVPFGLISVALMLVAWRDVHPRTGGSIDYAGALLMTGGIVALMLALFELRAGREINVPGFAILLVFAIILLAALWFVERRATNPMFPLTLFRERLFSAAIGQGFLSGFALFGGAAFVPLFVQSVLGTSATVAGATLTPQLLCWTIASVIGTRLMLRFSFRSLAMTGMTLLVIGAMLMTQISASTPIWLLASFTGLMGMGMGLSVPTFLIAVQAVVSRQSLGTATATVQFSRSIGGAVGTSVMGVILAFRLNSAFTILGFDPAKISIDVLLDPTPSASATMLDSLRGAMTSAVQAVFVAALIAALLGWLVTTLAPRGMIGAQRAAANEPRAENISAE; this comes from the coding sequence ATGAGTGGTCGTCGTTTGTATCTCATCACTGCCGCGATGATGCTGAGTTTATTTCTCGCGTCCATCGAAGCGACGGTCGTCGCTACCGCAATGCCGACGATTGCCGCGCAACTGGGCGGACTCGACATCTATGCCTGGGTCTTTTCCGCGTACATGCTCGCGTCCACGACGACGATGCCGATCTTTGGCAAACTCTCCGACATCTACGGACGCCGGCGAATTTTCTTGTTCTCGATTGCTACGTTCATGCTGGGTTCGGCGTTGTGCGGTCAAGCGCAAAGCATGCCGCAGCTCATTTTCTTTCGCACGTTGCAGGGGTTGGGCGCGGGTGGAATTTTGCCGCTTGCGTTTACGATCATCGGCGATATTTTCACATTCGAGCAACGCGCCAAGGTTCAAGGACTTTTCTCCGGCGTGTGGGGCTTGTCGAGTTTACTCGGTCCACTCGCCGGCGGTTTCCTCGTTGATTTTGTTTCGTGGCACTGGGTCTTTTATCTAAACGTACCGTTTGGTTTGATCTCGGTCGCGTTGATGTTGGTCGCGTGGCGCGATGTGCATCCACGCACCGGCGGGAGCATTGATTACGCGGGCGCGCTGTTGATGACGGGCGGCATCGTCGCGCTGATGCTCGCGCTCTTCGAACTGCGCGCGGGACGCGAGATAAATGTTCCCGGCTTTGCAATATTGCTTGTCTTCGCGATTATCCTGCTTGCCGCGCTCTGGTTCGTCGAACGTCGCGCGACGAATCCGATGTTTCCGCTAACGCTTTTCCGCGAGCGATTGTTCTCCGCCGCAATTGGTCAAGGATTTCTTTCCGGCTTTGCCTTGTTTGGCGGCGCGGCGTTCGTGCCCCTGTTCGTCCAGTCCGTACTCGGTACGAGTGCGACCGTGGCGGGCGCGACGTTGACGCCCCAGTTGTTGTGCTGGACGATTGCCAGTGTCATCGGCACGCGCTTGATGTTGCGATTTAGTTTCCGTTCGCTCGCGATGACCGGGATGACGTTGCTCGTTATCGGCGCGATGCTGATGACGCAAATTTCCGCGAGCACACCGATCTGGCTCTTGGCGAGTTTCACCGGCTTGATGGGTATGGGGATGGGTTTGTCCGTTCCCACTTTTTTGATCGCGGTGCAAGCCGTGGTGTCGCGTCAGTCGCTCGGCACGGCAACGGCGACGGTGCAATTCAGTCGCTCGATTGGCGGCGCAGTCGGCACGAGCGTAATGGGTGTGATCCTCGCATTCCGTTTGAATAGCGCCTTCACTATACTTGGATTCGATCCAGCCAAGATTTCGATTGACGTGTTGCTCGACCCGACTCCCAGCGCGTCAGCGACGATGTTGGATTCGTTACGCGGTGCGATGACGAGCGCGGTGCAAGCCGTGTTTGTCGCTGCGCTGATTGCCGCGTTGCTGGGTTGGCTCGTGACAACACTTGCGCCGCGCGGCATGATTGGCGCGCAACGCGCGGCGGCGAACGAACCGCGCGCCGAGAACATATCAGCCGAGTAG
- a CDS encoding 4Fe-4S binding protein translates to MMGANYRVPLVDADKCRTCRQCIARKSCRLKALVQFEQNELPYIDQALCRGCLVCVDECPFRAIMVETK, encoded by the coding sequence ATGATGGGCGCGAATTATCGCGTGCCGCTGGTGGACGCGGACAAATGTCGCACGTGCCGCCAATGCATCGCGCGCAAATCGTGTCGTTTGAAGGCGCTTGTGCAATTCGAGCAAAACGAATTGCCGTACATTGATCAGGCATTGTGTCGCGGCTGCCTCGTGTGCGTGGACGAGTGTCCATTCCGCGCAATTATGGTGGAAACGAAATGA
- a CDS encoding rhodanese-like domain-containing protein, whose product MNLPWWFPFGRVEEIAPRELREQLARDGHALQLIDVRSEIEFNQGHLAHARNVPINVLPRQLASLHLDPNRPVIAICLSGHRSVPAYRLLKRTGFRQVYSLAGGMVAWWSARLPTMKD is encoded by the coding sequence GTGAATCTCCCCTGGTGGTTTCCCTTTGGGCGCGTCGAAGAAATCGCGCCGCGTGAGTTGCGCGAACAACTCGCGCGCGATGGACACGCTCTGCAACTGATTGACGTGCGGTCTGAAATCGAATTCAACCAAGGACACCTCGCACACGCGCGAAATGTCCCGATCAACGTTTTGCCGCGCCAACTCGCATCGCTCCATCTCGACCCGAACCGCCCGGTAATCGCGATTTGTCTTTCGGGACATCGCAGTGTGCCGGCGTATCGTCTTTTGAAGAGAACAGGTTTTCGACAAGTCTATAGTCTTGCCGGCGGAATGGTGGCGTGGTGGAGCGCGCGCCTGCCGACCATGAAGGATTGA
- a CDS encoding OsmC family protein — protein MIADLLKLRKANSKLQIENPKSKIQNSQEAIVGDVKTASVKWVEGHEFQTFTGSGHQSVIDSSVASSGKNHGPSPMELLLVGMAGCTGIDVIDILGKKRLDVKGLEVRIEGTRAETYPMVYTEINVVYVVRGKDIPERAVEQAIHLSEEKYCGAGAMLAKTAKINHRYEIVSE, from the coding sequence ATGATTGCTGATTTGCTGAAATTGCGGAAAGCAAATAGCAAATTGCAAATCGAAAATCCAAAATCGAAAATCCAAAATTCTCAAGAGGCAATTGTGGGCGACGTTAAGACGGCATCGGTCAAGTGGGTGGAAGGGCACGAGTTCCAAACGTTTACTGGGTCGGGACATCAAAGTGTAATTGATTCGAGTGTGGCATCGAGTGGCAAGAATCACGGTCCTAGCCCAATGGAGTTGTTATTGGTTGGAATGGCGGGATGTACTGGGATTGATGTGATTGATATTCTCGGCAAGAAACGTCTCGATGTGAAAGGTCTCGAAGTGCGGATCGAAGGTACGCGCGCCGAAACGTATCCGATGGTCTACACCGAGATCAACGTCGTCTATGTTGTGCGCGGCAAAGATATTCCCGAACGCGCGGTCGAACAGGCGATTCATCTTTCCGAGGAAAAGTACTGCGGCGCGGGCGCGATGCTCGCCAAGACGGCGAAGATCAATCACCGCTACGAGATTGTTTCCGAGTAA
- a CDS encoding CoA-binding protein: protein MDPIEKVLRENKIIAVVGASNNPARPSYEVAQYLQARGYKIIPVNPTITEFLGEKSYPDVSSIPGAVDVVDIFRNPEAVPEIVEQAIAKKARVVWMQPGAENLDAAQRAMDAGLEVIVGVCMMRQHRTLA from the coding sequence ATGGATCCAATCGAAAAAGTGTTGCGCGAAAATAAAATCATCGCGGTCGTCGGCGCGTCGAACAATCCGGCGCGACCCAGTTATGAGGTCGCGCAGTACTTGCAAGCGCGCGGCTACAAAATTATTCCGGTGAATCCAACGATCACCGAGTTTCTCGGTGAGAAGAGTTACCCGGATGTGAGTTCGATTCCCGGCGCGGTGGATGTCGTGGACATTTTTCGGAACCCCGAAGCCGTTCCGGAAATCGTCGAGCAGGCGATCGCGAAAAAAGCCAGGGTTGTGTGGATGCAACCAGGCGCGGAGAACCTCGACGCGGCGCAACGCGCGATGGACGCTGGTCTCGAAGTGATTGTCGGTGTGTGTATGATGAGACAGCACCGGACATTGGCGTGA
- a CDS encoding thioredoxin family protein, with amino-acid sequence MAHKMAMESEFITADMVDASEFAELSDSYQVYGVPLTVANDKVRVEGGMPEQMFVPQILQKFGVSVKTPGQ; translated from the coding sequence TTGGCTCACAAAATGGCGATGGAAAGCGAATTCATTACGGCGGATATGGTGGACGCGTCCGAGTTTGCGGAACTCTCCGATTCGTATCAAGTCTATGGCGTACCGCTAACAGTGGCGAACGACAAGGTGCGCGTCGAAGGCGGAATGCCGGAGCAAATGTTCGTTCCGCAGATTTTGCAAAAATTCGGCGTGTCGGTGAAAACGCCGGGGCAGTGA